The genomic segment CGTTGCCGGCTGGCCCGCCGTTGCCGGGTGGGCCGCCGGCGGGTGGGCCGCCGGCGGCGAGCGGGTCGGTGGCGCGGGCCGGGCCACCGGCACCGGTCACCCGGCGCAGCACCGACTGCACCCGCAGCACCAGCTCGCGGGGGGAGAACGGCTTGGTCACGTAGTCGTCGGCGCCGAGCCGCAGCCCGGTGATCCGGTCCGCCTCGTCGCCGAGGGCGGTCAACATGATCACCGGCACCGCCTCCGCGTCGGCGCGCAGCCGGCGGCAGACCTCCAACCCGTCGATGCCCGGCAGCATCAGGTCGAGCAGCACCAGGTCCGGCCGGGTGCCGGCGAAGCTGGCCAGCGCGGCGGGTCCGTCGGCGGCGTGCTCGACGGCGTAGCCGGCCCGTTCCAGATATCGGCGCAGTACGTCGCTGACGGTGGGATCGTCGTCGACGACGAGGATCCGGCGCGGGGTGGTCACCTGGCCCATGCTGCCCGGTCCGGTCACGCCGCGGTCAGCTCGGCCGCCCCGAACGAGACCGAGAAGCGCTTGCACCAGATCGAGACGCTGCTGAAGTCGGCCGGGTCGACCGAGGACGGCAGGTCGTAGACCTGGTCACCCCGGTTGCCCTTGAGCCGGTCCAGCTCCACCCACTCGCCGTCGTCGAACACCCGCCACCCGGCCGTGCCCTCAAGTACCGGCTGGTCGGTCAGCCAGACCCGCAGGTCGGGTCCGTTGGAGGTGGCCAGGTCCCGCAGCACGAGCTGGTGCCGGCCGTCGGGTCGCCGGATCAGCTGGGCGGTGCCGGTGGTCTTGTGCTCATGGGTGATGAACTCGCCCTTCGCCAGCAGGGTGTTGCCGGCGGGCGGGGCGGCGGAGGTCGCCGGTCCACCGGCGGCGGGCGGTCCCGAGGCGGACGGATCGGCTTGTGGGGCGGTCGCGGGCGGG from the Solwaraspora sp. WMMD1047 genome contains:
- a CDS encoding response regulator transcription factor, giving the protein MGQVTTPRRILVVDDDPTVSDVLRRYLERAGYAVEHAADGPAALASFAGTRPDLVLLDLMLPGIDGLEVCRRLRADAEAVPVIMLTALGDEADRITGLRLGADDYVTKPFSPRELVLRVQSVLRRVTGAGGPARATDPLAAGGPPAGGPPGNGGPAGNGGGGLLVDGDLVVDRQRRLARRGGEELALTVREFDLLVFFLRHPGRAFGRAELLAQVWGWTFGDQATVTVHVRRLREKIEPDPAGPRRIVTVWGVGYRYETGNA
- a CDS encoding DM13 domain-containing protein, producing MWTRALRSPLTWTFVVALGIAGAFGMYWFQPWKLVTDQTVTEALPTIETPPATAPQADPSASGPPAAGGPATSAAPPAGNTLLAKGEFITHEHKTTGTAQLIRRPDGRHQLVLRDLATSNGPDLRVWLTDQPVLEGTAGWRVFDDGEWVELDRLKGNRGDQVYDLPSSVDPADFSSVSIWCKRFSVSFGAAELTAA